From Candidatus Methylomirabilota bacterium, a single genomic window includes:
- the nuoK gene encoding NADH-quinone oxidoreductase subunit NuoK — MSMGLQAYLVLAALVFAIGLFGVLTRRNAIGILLGIELMLNAVNINLVAFARFHADLVGLVFTLFTISITVAEVGLGLAIVIAIFRVRKTVEADHLTLLRG, encoded by the coding sequence CTGAGCATGGGGCTGCAGGCCTATCTCGTCCTGGCCGCCCTGGTGTTCGCCATCGGCCTCTTCGGCGTGCTCACCCGGCGAAACGCCATCGGCATCCTGCTCGGCATCGAGCTCATGCTGAACGCCGTGAACATCAACCTGGTCGCCTTCGCCCGGTTCCATGCCGACCTGGTCGGCCTCGTCTTCACGCTCTTCACGATCTCGATCACCGTCGCCGAGGTGGGGCTGGGCCTGGCCATCGTCATCGCGATCTTCCGCGTGCGAAAGACGGTGGAGGCCGACCACCTCACGCTGCTGCGGGGCTAG
- a CDS encoding NADH-quinone oxidoreductase subunit J → MTGEAIAFWLVAAALVASSLAVVLTPNLFHAVLFLAAALVATGVVFLLLGSPFLFAVQLLLYAGGVVTIMVFAIMLTERLVGERLAQTNRWVLNGVIVAAAVFVGVLGFLLRAPRAATWPAARDWLGELARALTGPFAVTFELLGVLLVAVLVGAIYFARTED, encoded by the coding sequence GTGACGGGAGAGGCGATAGCCTTCTGGCTGGTGGCCGCTGCGCTGGTGGCCTCCAGCCTCGCCGTCGTACTCACGCCGAACCTGTTTCACGCCGTGCTCTTCCTGGCCGCGGCGCTGGTGGCCACCGGCGTCGTCTTCCTCCTGCTGGGTTCGCCGTTCCTCTTCGCTGTCCAGCTGTTGCTCTATGCCGGCGGTGTGGTGACCATCATGGTCTTCGCCATCATGCTGACCGAGCGGCTGGTCGGAGAGCGGCTCGCCCAGACCAATCGCTGGGTGCTGAACGGGGTGATCGTCGCCGCGGCCGTGTTCGTCGGCGTCCTGGGCTTCCTGCTGCGGGCCCCCCGCGCCGCCACGTGGCCGGCGGCTCGCGACTGGCTGGGCGAGCTGGCCCGCGCGCTGACCGGCCCCTTCGCGGTCACCTTCGAGCTGCTGGGTGTGCTGCTCGTGGCGGTGCTGGTAGGCGCGATCTACTTCGCCCGGACGGAGGACTGA
- a CDS encoding NADH-quinone oxidoreductase subunit I, with protein sequence MGPNGRVGFWGELGQLTRAVGRAMSVTLRNLFRKPVTQMYPEQPRPYPDRFRGVLALVYDKETGEEACIGCRLCEYICPPQVIKVEMLKGEKRNYAKTFSLELYACEFCELCVQVCPTDAIVMLKTFDVATSDRRELLLDKDRLHALGLQFPVSWATGNRLRDMQAPPKAARGEAKGEAKE encoded by the coding sequence GTGGGGCCTAACGGTCGGGTCGGCTTCTGGGGCGAGCTCGGGCAGCTGACCCGGGCGGTGGGGCGGGCGATGAGCGTGACGCTCCGCAACCTGTTCCGCAAACCCGTCACCCAGATGTACCCCGAGCAACCGCGTCCCTACCCGGACCGGTTCCGCGGCGTGCTGGCCCTCGTCTACGACAAGGAGACGGGAGAGGAGGCCTGCATCGGGTGTCGTCTCTGCGAGTACATCTGCCCGCCCCAGGTCATCAAGGTGGAGATGCTCAAGGGCGAGAAGCGGAACTACGCCAAGACCTTCAGCCTCGAGCTATACGCCTGCGAGTTCTGTGAGCTGTGCGTGCAGGTGTGTCCCACGGACGCCATCGTCATGCTCAAGACCTTCGACGTCGCCACGTCGGATCGGCGCGAGTTGCTGCTGGACAAGGATCGACTGCACGCCCTGGGGCTGCAGTTCCCGGTGTCCTGGGCCACCGGCAACCGGCTGCGGGACATGCAGGCTCCCCCCAAGGCCGCCCGGGGCGAGGCCAAAGGAGAGGCCAAGGAGTGA
- the nuoH gene encoding NADH-quinone oxidoreductase subunit NuoH, with product MTLSPVAQAVITAFILLNAIVLVVTYITLLERKFAARMQSRIGPYYVGWPHGWLQPIADALKLMLKEDVVPAASDRWVYNLAPIVFLLPCMLIFATIPFAPGLGLADLNIGVLFFLAVSALEIVGLFMGGWGSNNKYALLSAMRAVNQIISYDLPFIFAALIPVVLAGSMQMSAIVVAQEGLFGWYVFYPVIGQLGFLAYLIATLAAENRVPFDILEAESELVAGFRVEYSGMKFALIQLGEYAHMVGTSFLGALLFLGGWLGPGPEWLGPLWFTLKAVLVFLLVTWVRWSFVRIRVDQILAVSWKLLLPATVLLLLVTAFVVAAGAGRGA from the coding sequence GTGACGCTGTCCCCGGTGGCCCAGGCGGTCATCACGGCCTTCATCCTGCTCAATGCCATCGTCCTGGTCGTCACCTACATCACGCTGCTGGAACGCAAGTTCGCGGCTCGCATGCAGTCGCGCATCGGTCCCTATTACGTGGGCTGGCCCCACGGCTGGCTGCAGCCGATCGCCGACGCTCTCAAGCTGATGTTGAAGGAAGACGTGGTGCCGGCCGCCTCGGATCGCTGGGTCTACAACCTGGCCCCGATCGTCTTCCTTCTGCCCTGCATGCTGATCTTCGCCACGATTCCCTTCGCGCCCGGCCTGGGCCTGGCCGATTTGAACATCGGCGTCCTCTTCTTCCTGGCCGTCTCGGCGCTGGAGATCGTGGGCCTGTTCATGGGGGGCTGGGGCTCCAACAACAAGTACGCGCTGCTCAGCGCCATGCGCGCGGTGAACCAGATCATCTCCTACGATCTGCCCTTCATCTTCGCGGCGCTGATCCCCGTGGTCCTGGCCGGCTCGATGCAGATGTCGGCCATCGTCGTGGCCCAGGAGGGGCTCTTCGGCTGGTACGTCTTCTACCCCGTGATCGGGCAGCTGGGCTTCCTGGCCTACCTGATCGCCACCCTGGCCGCCGAGAACCGGGTGCCGTTCGACATCCTGGAGGCGGAGTCCGAGCTGGTGGCGGGCTTCCGTGTGGAGTACAGCGGGATGAAGTTCGCCCTCATCCAGCTCGGCGAGTACGCCCACATGGTGGGCACGTCCTTCCTGGGAGCGCTGTTGTTCCTGGGCGGCTGGCTCGGCCCGGGGCCGGAATGGCTGGGCCCGCTCTGGTTCACCCTCAAGGCCGTGCTGGTGTTCCTGCTCGTCACCTGGGTGCGCTGGAGCTTCGTCCGGATCCGGGTCGACCAGATCCTGGCCGTCTCCTGGAAGCTCTTGCTGCCGGCGACGGTCCTCCTCTTGCTGGTCACCGCCTTCGTGGTGGCCGCCGGCGCCGGTCGTGGGGCCTAA